The following DNA comes from Kluyveromyces lactis strain NRRL Y-1140 chromosome E complete sequence.
TATACCATACCGTCCACGCACAATTAATCTTAATAGTTTCGCTAAGTTGGAGAGCCGGTACAAATTTTTCACCTCTTGTTTATATAGCTTTCTTGGTATGTTTTCGACATAAATCAAGGTTTTAATAGAAATCACTACCTTCATTTTTCACCGTCTCCATCAATATAGAATTTCCAAGCAGctaaagaaagaagaaaagcCTTAAAGAGATCTGTCATGTTACACgagttgaagaagattaagAAGTAGACCAACTTTTTACTGACCAGATCATCCTGCATGGATGAGTTAATATATTTGTTATATATGATTTATAATAATATTCGATATGATTACTTATTAACGATCATTGAGATTCGAAACTACTCTTTAATCTCAAGTAATGTCTTAATTCATCCTCAGAAACACTTGGTATTAGATTCTGTTGAGCAAGCTCGAAGTCTTGTAATTTTACCACGACCTTCAAGTCATTCTCGTTTGCCACGTTATCAAACCAATACCTCAAtgatatattctttttattttccatGTTATACTTCTCCCActtttcatcaacttcaCCAGCAACTCTAGTCATAGCGTTTAAAAGGGCATCAGAACACAATGCGTAGAAATCTGCACCTGTATAGTTGAACGGACATTTTTTGGCAATATCTAGTATATCGATACCAGATTCTAGTGTGAACTTTCTCGTCAAAGCCTTGATGATATTTGCCTGTTTTTTATCGGTATCTGATATCCCCAAATATAACATCTTGTCAAACCTACCGGGACGTAATAATGCTTCATCAAGAAGATCTGGCCTATTCGTAGCTCCAATTACGAACACTCCGTCTCCTCCTGAACTCATTCCGTCTAGTTCTGCCAAAAGTTGAGACACAATACGATCCATAACACCCCCAGAATCTCCCTGATTTCCTCTCTTTGGTGCCACGGAATCAAGTTCATCGAAAAAAATGACACATGGCTTAGCATCTCTTGCTTTCTGGAAGACACGTCTAACATTTGCCTCGGATTCACCAATGTACATGTTAAGAAGTTCAGGCCCTTTAACACTGAAAAAATTTAAAGAGAAGTTAGACGCAATTGCCTTCGCTAACAAGGTTTTACCAGTCCCAGGAGGTCCATAGAAAAGAATACCACTTCTCTTTTTCATACCAGATGAAAATAGTTCAGGGTGCTTGAGTGGCATATCTATGGTATCCATGATTTCTCCTTTGACCACATCCATCCCACCAATATCATCCCAAGTCACGTTAGGAATTTTAGGAGCTCCGATAGAGTCTGAGAATCTATCTCTTGCAATATTTATGACTGCAGTTATATCGGTCATATCAATTAGAAGGTCGTTCTGCTTTAGACGTTGGTAACATTTGTACTTGACAGCTTTGACGATTGATCGTATATCCATTGGAGTCAAACCAGCCGATTGAACAGATACTGTCTGCAATGGAACATTATGCGATATTAGTGACCTCAGTTTTGGAGTTTGGCTGTTCAAAACATACGGGTCAAAATACCATCGAAACATTTGTAACCTTTGCTTTTCAGTTGGCACTGGTacatcaatttcaaattttaTTCTGGACCTAACTATAGCAGGTATGTTGTCAATGTCATTGGTAGACCCCACGAAAACTGTTCCTTTATATTTTGTGGTGTATTCTTCTATTAAGTCTGCCATTTCGACATTCATTTGACGAGCCATTTTGGAGCTTGTATTATCCTGTTGATTTTGTTCATCCTCCAGTATGGTCTCCAAGTgagataaaaaaatgacTACTTTCTCAACATATGATATAATAGTCTCGATCTTAGCTCTAATATATCCGATAGTTTTATTGGTAGCGTCGGAGGTATTCGAGTTGGAGGTTAAACTTAAGCAGTCTACATGAATCAAATGAAACCCAAGTTCAGCACAAACAGAGCGTGTTAACATTGTTTTACCGACATTTGGAGATGAAGAA
Coding sequences within:
- the PEX6 gene encoding AAA family ATPase peroxin 6 (similar to uniprot|P33760 Saccharomyces cerevisiae YNL329C PEX6 Required for peroxisome assembly Member of the AAA-protein family that includes NSFp and PEX1p) → MVIASLESTHAISTSIVLSSDLWTEFYGTESVSSASPNYVKLTLPSYNKWHHQALISHCDNDDSLPFGSAGLPTNFIKQSQVRPMFSSIEIEPYVQQLPNLDNLVLSLNPDLFNELNQLSKEEQRKFLTLRFNLLFGITVLNVNQVVYPAFCKVTSSSNDFGILTDQTQIVLVPDSNVVEQSRSNDEFTEFDHLFSLHVKIQSLLDPVPVEFLSPPQPDTTDNDLFAFVQPNILLQLGVPSGTFVRVIAEEQEMLVQLFVLFAPNEYECDSLYVSPRVRYVFMNHARVIIQRPNLALNRFSVSNAVTLSRIGCQINAQRRYQDIISHHLALYFSEKQRIVKVGDLIPITFDSNYASMFTDDIRSGQHDTLVWFKVEEIESDSNEEYHIIDSSITRLSTVKITSRELMPKSICDYDRFYNLSPLFHYDEDAFPFAKRLKDILNTAIKCSARNVNVGTSIMLHSSSPNVGKTMLTRSVCAELGFHLIHVDCLSLTSNSNTSDATNKTIGYIRAKIETIISYVEKVVIFLSHLETILEDEQNQQDNTSSKMARQMNVEMADLIEEYTTKYKGTVFVGSTNDIDNIPAIVRSRIKFEIDVPVPTEKQRLQMFRWYFDPYVLNSQTPKLRSLISHNVPLQTVSVQSAGLTPMDIRSIVKAVKYKCYQRLKQNDLLIDMTDITAVINIARDRFSDSIGAPKIPNVTWDDIGGMDVVKGEIMDTIDMPLKHPELFSSGMKKRSGILFYGPPGTGKTLLAKAIASNFSLNFFSVKGPELLNMYIGESEANVRRVFQKARDAKPCVIFFDELDSVAPKRGNQGDSGGVMDRIVSQLLAELDGMSSGGDGVFVIGATNRPDLLDEALLRPGRFDKMLYLGISDTDKKQANIIKALTRKFTLESGIDILDIAKKCPFNYTGADFYALCSDALLNAMTRVAGEVDEKWEKYNMENKKNISLRYWFDNVANENDLKVVVKLQDFELAQQNLIPSVSEDELRHYLRLKSSFESQ